From one Microbacter margulisiae genomic stretch:
- a CDS encoding peroxiredoxin, with the protein MRSLIGKQAPLFKSPAVVNGKEIVSDFSLEQFIGNKYVVFFFYPMDFTFVCPTELHAFQEKLAEFEKRNVAVIGCSVDSEYSHFAWLSMDKNHGGIKGVTYPIVADFSKTIAENFGVLASDIDYDDEGNAYSVGDPVAFRGLFLIDKKGVIRHCVINDLPLGRNVDEALRMVDALQHFEEFGEVCPANWTKGKDAMKGTSEGVADYLSKH; encoded by the coding sequence ATGAGATCATTAATTGGCAAACAAGCGCCGTTGTTCAAATCACCGGCGGTAGTAAACGGGAAAGAAATTGTAAGCGATTTTTCACTTGAACAGTTTATTGGCAATAAATATGTAGTCTTTTTCTTCTATCCGATGGATTTTACCTTTGTGTGTCCGACAGAGTTGCATGCTTTTCAGGAAAAACTGGCTGAGTTTGAGAAACGGAACGTGGCTGTAATCGGATGCTCCGTTGATTCTGAATATTCGCATTTTGCGTGGTTGTCAATGGACAAAAACCATGGAGGCATCAAAGGCGTAACATATCCTATTGTGGCTGACTTCTCGAAAACAATTGCTGAAAATTTTGGCGTGTTGGCTTCTGACATTGACTATGACGATGAAGGGAATGCGTATTCCGTAGGTGATCCTGTTGCTTTTCGCGGATTATTCCTGATCGACAAAAAGGGTGTTATACGTCATTGCGTGATTAACGACCTTCCATTGGGCCGCAACGTGGATGAGGCATTGCGTATGGTTGACGCTTTACAGCATTTTGAAGAATTCGGCGAGGTTTGTCCTGCAAATTGGACCAAGGGCAAAGATGCGATGAAAGGAACCTCAGAAGGGGTGGCAGACTACCTGAGCAAACATTAA
- the lpxA gene encoding acyl-ACP--UDP-N-acetylglucosamine O-acyltransferase, translating into MKQPLAYIHPEAKIASNVVIEPFVTIDKNVVILEGSHIGSNVTIMEGARIGRNCKIFPGSVISAIPQDLKFQGEDTTAIIGDNTTIRECVTINRGTAAKGHTIVGKNCLIMAYCHVAHDCTVGDNVIMSNATQLAGEVTIGDWAIIGGGSLIHQFTHIGAHVMIQGGSKVNKDIPPFVKAAREPISYCGINSVGLRRRGYTNEQIRDIQEIYRFLYLSGMNNSTAIEHIEAELPATKERDEVILFVRNSPRGIMKGYFD; encoded by the coding sequence ATGAAACAACCGTTAGCATACATTCATCCGGAAGCAAAAATAGCTTCGAACGTAGTCATCGAGCCATTCGTAACCATTGATAAAAATGTCGTTATCCTTGAAGGATCTCACATCGGATCGAACGTGACCATTATGGAGGGCGCACGTATCGGCAGAAACTGCAAGATATTCCCGGGGTCGGTCATCAGCGCCATTCCCCAGGACCTGAAGTTTCAGGGAGAAGATACAACCGCCATCATCGGGGATAATACAACCATCCGCGAATGTGTCACCATCAACCGCGGAACTGCTGCAAAAGGACATACCATTGTCGGGAAGAACTGCCTGATCATGGCTTATTGCCACGTAGCTCACGATTGTACAGTAGGTGACAATGTCATCATGTCGAACGCCACTCAACTGGCAGGTGAAGTTACCATAGGCGACTGGGCAATCATCGGAGGCGGTTCGCTGATTCATCAGTTCACCCACATCGGGGCACATGTGATGATTCAGGGTGGATCGAAAGTCAATAAAGATATTCCACCGTTTGTAAAGGCAGCCCGCGAACCGATATCCTACTGTGGCATCAATTCGGTTGGACTGCGCCGCCGGGGTTATACCAACGAACAGATCAGGGATATCCAGGAGATCTATCGTTTCCTTTATCTCTCGGGTATGAACAACAGCACCGCCATCGAACATATCGAAGCCGAACTGCCGGCAACAAAGGAACGCGACGAAGTGATCCTTTTTGTACGAAACTCGCCACGGGGCATCATGAAAGGTTATTTCGACTGA
- a CDS encoding bifunctional UDP-3-O-[3-hydroxymyristoyl] N-acetylglucosamine deacetylase/3-hydroxyacyl-ACP dehydratase, producing the protein MPNQKTLQRGFTLTGKGLHTGLDIELHFLPAPENHGFIIKRIDLEGQPTIPALAEYVTQTTRGTVLSHNNVQISTIEHAMAALFASEIDNCLMEVNAAEFPILDGSAKPFIQKIREVGIVEQEAEKEYFIVKKKIEYTDPNTHSSITILPDDHFSIQTLIGFNSSILHNQYAVLDDLSLFATEIASCRTFVFVRELEELLKMDLIKGGDLENALVIYDEIIDQKELDRIADLLNHPHKKVDELGYLSELQFDNEPARHKLLDVLGDLALIGKPIKGRVIATRPGHKTNTSVSKLIRKEIKRQEVPLPDYDPNGEPFLDINQIKKMLPHRWPFLMVDKVLNINQTVITGLKNVTVNETFFNGHFPKEPVMPGVLLVEAMAQTGGLLILHQVENPELYSTYFMKIDAVKFRQKVVPGDTVIFRLELLSPIRRGCATMKGYAFVGEKIVCEAEFMAQITKNK; encoded by the coding sequence ATGCCAAATCAAAAAACTTTACAACGTGGCTTTACCTTAACAGGCAAGGGATTACACACAGGGTTAGACATTGAATTACACTTTCTTCCGGCTCCCGAAAATCATGGTTTTATCATTAAAAGAATTGATTTAGAAGGTCAACCAACCATACCAGCTTTGGCAGAGTATGTAACACAAACTACACGCGGAACTGTTTTATCACATAACAATGTTCAGATCAGCACGATTGAACATGCAATGGCTGCATTATTCGCATCCGAGATAGACAATTGCCTCATGGAGGTAAATGCAGCGGAATTTCCAATCCTCGACGGAAGTGCAAAACCTTTCATTCAAAAGATTCGGGAAGTTGGTATCGTTGAACAGGAAGCGGAGAAAGAGTATTTTATCGTTAAGAAAAAAATCGAATACACCGATCCGAACACTCATTCATCCATAACCATCCTTCCGGATGATCATTTTAGCATCCAAACCTTAATCGGATTCAATTCTTCTATTTTACATAACCAGTATGCAGTACTGGATGATTTGTCGCTCTTCGCCACAGAAATTGCATCCTGCCGTACTTTTGTCTTTGTCAGAGAACTGGAGGAGCTTCTTAAAATGGACCTCATCAAAGGCGGTGATCTGGAAAACGCACTGGTAATCTACGATGAAATCATTGATCAGAAAGAACTTGACCGAATAGCCGACCTGCTCAATCATCCACATAAAAAAGTAGACGAACTGGGATACCTGTCAGAATTGCAATTTGACAACGAACCCGCACGACACAAACTGCTGGATGTGTTAGGCGATCTTGCCCTGATCGGGAAACCTATCAAGGGAAGGGTGATTGCTACGCGTCCGGGACACAAAACCAACACCTCGGTTTCAAAACTTATCCGTAAGGAAATCAAACGTCAGGAAGTACCCCTGCCCGATTATGATCCTAATGGGGAACCATTTCTGGATATCAATCAGATCAAGAAAATGCTGCCTCACCGCTGGCCTTTTCTGATGGTTGACAAAGTATTGAACATCAACCAGACGGTCATCACAGGATTAAAAAATGTCACCGTCAACGAAACTTTCTTCAACGGGCACTTCCCTAAGGAACCTGTTATGCCAGGTGTCCTTTTGGTGGAGGCTATGGCGCAGACCGGAGGATTATTGATCCTGCATCAGGTGGAAAATCCCGAACTTTATTCCACTTATTTCATGAAAATTGACGCGGTGAAATTCAGACAAAAAGTGGTTCCGGGTGACACTGTTATTTTCCGCCTGGAATTGTTATCGCCTATCCGTCGCGGTTGCGCCACAATGAAGGGATATGCCTTCGTAGGTGAAAAAATTGTATGCGAGGCGGAATTCATGGCTCAGATCACCAAAAATAAATAA
- a CDS encoding ABC transporter ATP-binding protein yields the protein MPLQNTTPKLHIPMIQATNLQKAYNNVTVLNIPTLTVARGESFGLVGNNGAGKTTFFRLVLDLIEATNGEVMIDGQKVARNDRWKMITGSFLDEGFLIDFLTPEEYFTFVGKLYNKSEGDIAQFIETMQDFFNGEIIGKKKLIREFSKGNQKKIGIAAALLGDPQILILDEPFTALDPSSQIRLKRFLIDLQNRLNMTMLISSHDLNHVTEVCQRIVVLEKGDMVKDLQTNEDTLKELEAYFSV from the coding sequence ATGCCGCTCCAGAATACAACACCAAAATTGCATATTCCCATGATACAAGCTACCAATTTGCAAAAAGCATACAACAACGTAACCGTTTTGAATATCCCCACCCTTACTGTTGCCCGGGGTGAAAGTTTCGGACTGGTAGGCAACAACGGTGCAGGTAAAACCACCTTTTTCCGTCTCGTCCTTGACCTGATAGAAGCCACTAACGGCGAGGTTATGATTGACGGACAAAAAGTAGCCCGCAACGATAGATGGAAAATGATTACCGGGTCTTTCCTCGACGAAGGTTTCCTGATTGATTTCCTAACACCTGAAGAATATTTTACGTTTGTGGGAAAACTATATAACAAGTCCGAAGGAGATATCGCCCAGTTTATCGAAACAATGCAGGATTTCTTCAACGGAGAAATTATCGGGAAGAAAAAACTGATCCGTGAATTCTCTAAAGGCAATCAGAAAAAAATTGGCATAGCAGCAGCGCTTCTGGGTGATCCTCAGATACTGATCCTCGACGAACCTTTCACAGCGCTCGATCCGTCATCGCAAATTCGTCTGAAACGTTTTCTGATTGATCTTCAAAACCGGTTAAACATGACCATGCTTATCTCAAGCCATGACCTGAACCATGTGACCGAAGTCTGCCAACGCATTGTTGTCCTCGAAAAGGGAGACATGGTGAAAGATCTGCAAACCAACGAAGACACACTGAAAGAACTGGAAGCCTATTTTTCCGTGTAG
- a CDS encoding RluA family pseudouridine synthase, protein MISSLEDEQEEEIESWEENTEQELYEHFRFVVDRGQTPLRIDKFLFDRIQHVSRNRIQEAAAAGAILVNGNAVKANYRVKPDEVITIVMAYPPHEVTITPEAIPLDVVYEDADLLVVNKPAGLVVHPGHGNYHGTLLNALAFYFKDDPAFDANDPRLGLVHRIDKDTSGLLVIAKNETAKTKLAEQFFYKTTKRLYQALVWGIPEQNEGTIEGHIGRSQKDRQVMTVYPEGEHGKSAVTHYRVLERLGYVSLVECRLETGRTHQIRAHMKYIGHPLFNDERYGGSEILRGTTFAKYKQFVLNCFAVCPRQALHAKTLGFVHPRTGESLYFDSELPEDMRLLLDRWRGYIASRD, encoded by the coding sequence ATGATATCATCTTTGGAAGACGAACAGGAAGAAGAAATTGAATCGTGGGAAGAAAATACGGAACAGGAACTGTACGAACACTTCAGGTTTGTAGTGGATCGGGGACAAACTCCGTTACGGATTGATAAATTTCTTTTTGATCGTATTCAGCATGTTTCCCGTAACCGGATTCAGGAAGCTGCGGCTGCCGGAGCTATTTTGGTCAATGGCAATGCGGTAAAAGCCAATTATCGGGTGAAACCTGACGAGGTAATTACGATTGTGATGGCTTATCCTCCTCATGAAGTTACCATCACCCCTGAAGCTATACCCCTCGATGTTGTTTATGAAGATGCTGATTTGTTGGTGGTCAACAAACCTGCCGGTTTAGTGGTACATCCCGGACATGGAAATTACCACGGTACATTACTTAATGCGTTAGCCTTCTATTTCAAGGATGACCCTGCCTTCGATGCCAATGATCCCCGTTTAGGCTTAGTGCACCGTATTGATAAGGACACATCCGGTTTATTGGTGATTGCGAAAAATGAAACGGCAAAAACAAAGCTTGCCGAACAGTTTTTTTATAAAACCACTAAACGGCTTTATCAGGCGCTTGTTTGGGGAATCCCTGAACAAAACGAAGGTACCATCGAAGGGCATATTGGACGAAGCCAAAAAGATCGACAAGTAATGACAGTGTATCCGGAAGGTGAGCATGGTAAATCGGCTGTTACGCATTATCGGGTATTGGAGCGTCTGGGGTATGTGTCGCTCGTGGAATGTCGTCTTGAAACAGGCAGAACGCATCAGATTCGTGCACACATGAAATATATCGGACATCCGCTGTTTAATGACGAACGTTATGGCGGATCTGAAATTTTGAGAGGGACCACTTTTGCAAAATATAAACAATTTGTGCTCAATTGCTTTGCGGTTTGTCCACGACAGGCATTACATGCCAAGACGTTGGGGTTTGTGCATCCCCGTACTGGCGAATCGCTTTATTTTGACAGTGAATTGCCTGAAGACATGCGATTGCTGCTTGACCGTTGGCGTGGCTATATAGCATCACGCGATTGA
- a CDS encoding PASTA domain-containing protein translates to MDKKEFSRFVHFFSRSLLLKNLVLACVIIVLLFVGVLLWLNIYTHHGEALEVPNLVGLRLDDASNLLANDELHYQIVDSVFQPNKQPGVVVEQQPTPGSFVKSYRDVYLTINARRPPGTPIPDVRDLSLRPAQALLENMGLHVGSVEYVPSDFNNLVMDIKYQGRILAPGQQIPAGSTVTLVVGRKALPADGLLVMPDLTDMNLEEATSLVNNDMLTLGAINFDEQPSSDQDKANFVVFKQLPEAGDSIPAGKPVTIWLTRSKINPNAADSAALNNKKPQKPKKKKDIEKFF, encoded by the coding sequence ATGGATAAGAAGGAATTTTCGCGGTTTGTGCATTTCTTTTCGCGTAGTTTATTGCTTAAAAACCTAGTGTTGGCATGTGTTATCATTGTGCTTCTGTTTGTTGGTGTCCTTTTATGGCTCAATATTTATACGCATCATGGAGAAGCGCTCGAGGTGCCTAATTTGGTAGGATTGCGTTTGGATGATGCTTCGAATCTGTTAGCTAATGATGAATTACATTACCAGATTGTTGATTCTGTTTTTCAGCCCAATAAACAACCCGGAGTGGTGGTTGAGCAACAACCTACTCCCGGATCGTTCGTTAAGAGTTATCGTGATGTTTACCTGACGATCAATGCAAGACGTCCGCCCGGAACTCCTATACCTGATGTACGTGACCTGTCGCTACGTCCTGCCCAGGCTTTACTCGAAAATATGGGTCTGCATGTTGGAAGTGTGGAATATGTACCTTCCGATTTTAATAATTTGGTGATGGATATTAAATATCAGGGACGTATCCTGGCTCCAGGGCAACAAATACCCGCCGGAAGTACAGTTACGCTGGTAGTAGGACGAAAAGCATTACCTGCAGACGGATTGTTGGTAATGCCTGATCTGACAGATATGAATCTTGAAGAAGCAACTTCGTTGGTCAATAATGATATGCTGACACTTGGTGCTATTAATTTTGACGAACAGCCCTCTTCAGATCAGGATAAAGCAAATTTTGTGGTGTTTAAGCAATTGCCTGAGGCGGGTGATTCTATTCCTGCCGGCAAACCGGTGACCATATGGTTGACAAGAAGTAAAATCAATCCCAATGCTGCTGATTCTGCCGCATTAAATAATAAAAAGCCACAGAAGCCGAAGAAGAAAAAAGACATCGAGAAGTTTTTTTAG
- a CDS encoding GNAT family N-acetyltransferase, whose product MKITIRKATQDDYPAILEMIKALAVFEKAGDKVSNTVEQMIEEQAFFRCLIAENDQHQPVAIALYFFAYYTWVGKSLYLDDLYVKETYRKQGIATQLLRAVFDVAREENCHRVRWQVLNWNENALALYRKCGATIDSEWSNCDFDREGIVNFSI is encoded by the coding sequence ATGAAGATTACAATTCGGAAAGCTACACAGGATGATTACCCTGCTATTTTGGAGATGATAAAAGCGTTGGCTGTTTTTGAGAAAGCCGGAGATAAAGTGTCCAATACAGTGGAACAGATGATAGAAGAACAGGCATTCTTCCGTTGCCTGATTGCAGAAAACGACCAACATCAACCGGTAGCTATTGCCCTCTATTTTTTTGCTTATTATACTTGGGTAGGCAAATCACTCTACCTGGATGATTTGTATGTGAAAGAGACATATCGTAAACAGGGCATTGCGACGCAATTGTTACGTGCGGTTTTTGATGTGGCACGGGAGGAAAATTGTCACAGGGTTCGTTGGCAGGTACTCAACTGGAACGAAAATGCGCTGGCTCTTTACCGTAAGTGTGGTGCCACCATTGATAGTGAGTGGTCGAATTGTGATTTTGACAGGGAGGGTATCGTAAACTTTTCAATTTAA
- a CDS encoding amidophosphoribosyltransferase: MSDPIKHECGIVLLRLLKPMAYYEKKYGSQRYGLNMLYLLMEKQHNRGQEGAGIATVKLHASPGEEYIFRERALGNGAISEVFNVVNQQLATFNQGNNNGNHIEKAPFLGEIYMGHLRYGTIGRSGIAYTHPFLRRNNWRSRNLCLAGNFNLANVNEIFDQIVAEGQHPRHNADTFIILEQLGNMLDSAVEELNVSLKSQGFTGEALKEKIEHDIDIEPIVKEATKIWDGGFVITGMTGSGDAFVFRDQWGIRPAYYFANDEIIVVTSERPAMQTVFNLKTDDIHELPAGAGMFIKKDGSLKISQLHTSDKIAPCSFERIYFSRGSDRDIYQERKMLGKLLTPQILESIKYDLDHTVLSFIPNTAEVAYYGMMEGFDNYLNQQKTSAILHQKKSLTEKEVEEILAKRVRTEKLTVKDIKLRTFITEDTNRNDLAAHVYDVTYGIVREHEDNIVVIDDSIVRGTTLKQSIIKIISRLNPKKIIIVSSSPQIRYPDCYGIDMSRLSEFIAFTAAIALLKEQGRQAIIDEVYRKSKAQENLPKEKVVNYVKEIYTPFTDKEIAAKISQLVRPDDCHTDIEIIYQTIENLHHACPNHKGDWYFSGDYPTPGGNKIVNQAFINYYENKNTRPIKSPGE; encoded by the coding sequence ATGAGCGACCCTATAAAACATGAGTGCGGTATAGTACTTCTGCGATTATTAAAGCCGATGGCTTATTATGAAAAGAAATATGGCAGCCAGAGATATGGACTCAATATGCTCTATCTGTTGATGGAAAAACAACATAACCGCGGACAGGAAGGCGCCGGCATCGCTACGGTAAAACTTCATGCCAGCCCCGGCGAAGAGTATATTTTTAGGGAAAGAGCTTTAGGAAATGGTGCTATCAGTGAAGTATTCAATGTTGTGAATCAACAGCTTGCTACCTTTAATCAAGGGAATAACAATGGTAATCATATAGAGAAAGCTCCGTTTTTAGGTGAAATTTACATGGGGCATTTGCGTTACGGAACCATTGGCCGGTCAGGAATTGCATATACACACCCTTTCCTGCGTCGGAACAACTGGAGAAGCCGAAACCTCTGTCTGGCCGGAAATTTCAATCTGGCAAACGTCAATGAAATATTCGATCAGATCGTTGCCGAAGGACAACATCCACGACATAATGCAGACACCTTCATTATTTTAGAACAATTGGGAAATATGCTCGATTCTGCTGTTGAAGAGCTTAATGTTTCTCTAAAATCTCAGGGATTCACTGGAGAAGCACTCAAGGAAAAGATAGAACATGATATCGACATTGAACCCATTGTAAAAGAAGCAACCAAAATTTGGGACGGAGGTTTTGTAATCACCGGAATGACCGGAAGCGGTGATGCTTTCGTTTTCCGCGATCAATGGGGAATCCGTCCGGCATATTATTTTGCCAACGACGAGATAATCGTTGTTACATCGGAGCGTCCAGCCATGCAAACCGTCTTCAACCTGAAAACAGACGATATTCACGAACTCCCTGCCGGAGCAGGAATGTTTATCAAAAAAGACGGTTCCTTAAAAATTTCACAACTGCATACCTCCGACAAAATCGCACCATGTTCATTCGAACGCATCTATTTTTCGAGAGGGAGTGACCGCGATATTTACCAGGAACGGAAAATGCTGGGCAAATTGCTCACGCCACAAATTCTCGAATCCATCAAATACGATCTGGATCATACAGTTCTCTCATTTATTCCCAACACAGCCGAAGTGGCTTATTATGGCATGATGGAGGGATTCGACAATTATCTGAACCAGCAAAAAACGAGCGCAATCCTGCATCAAAAAAAGTCGCTCACGGAAAAAGAAGTAGAAGAGATTCTCGCTAAAAGGGTACGCACCGAAAAATTAACGGTAAAAGATATCAAGCTAAGAACCTTTATTACGGAAGATACTAACAGAAACGATCTGGCAGCTCATGTTTACGACGTAACATATGGCATTGTAAGGGAACACGAAGACAACATTGTGGTCATCGACGATAGCATTGTAAGAGGGACTACCCTGAAACAAAGTATTATAAAGATTATCAGCAGGTTGAATCCTAAAAAGATTATCATTGTTTCGTCCTCACCCCAGATCCGTTACCCGGATTGTTACGGCATCGACATGTCCCGCTTGAGCGAATTCATCGCTTTCACAGCAGCCATTGCGTTGCTTAAAGAACAAGGCAGGCAAGCCATCATCGATGAAGTTTACCGTAAAAGCAAAGCACAGGAAAACCTGCCAAAAGAGAAGGTTGTCAATTATGTCAAAGAAATTTACACACCGTTCACTGATAAAGAAATTGCAGCAAAAATCAGTCAACTGGTACGGCCTGACGATTGCCACACTGACATTGAAATTATCTATCAAACGATTGAGAACCTGCATCATGCATGTCCAAACCATAAAGGAGATTGGTATTTCTCGGGAGATTATCCTACCCCCGGAGGAAATAAAATTGTCAATCAGGCCTTTATAAACTATTACGAAAATAAAAATACACGCCCGATAAAATCGCCGGGGGAATAA
- a CDS encoding DUF5687 family protein yields MLTPNLIKQEWIKSIRSQGFYRNALASFFIGIFVLYICGLLFFLGFSLNKILEKVPGEDTPMQLFNGAMIYLLLGGLTLRFLMQQLNTINLPSYQVLPLKRSTLINFLLLKPLASPANYALLLAVIPFAIRSVAGYYNGMVALRFVVAFELMVWFNSLLAAFLKRKFGGNLLSFFMVLGIIAIIVTLEYFRVFSLFALSKALFGFIVLSPVGLLLPLLAVAVAFMLNKWFFAQNYYPERFNRKLQTSKTATADLAFLNRFGIIGELISVEVKLMLRHKRTRSMLFLSIIFLFYGLLFYNNPHHAYGYGMLFFIAMFMTGILMYIYGQWSISWDSTHFDGLLTKNIPVPTYIKANYYLMLAFNVICFVLTTPYFLFGSTIVYMHLAAFLFNIGVNIYLLLFLATYNTKRVDLSRSSVMNYQGTTYKSFLIVLPIMFLPMLLVNVIAFFTSIGTALWTLAILGIIGLALRNPLINLCVKQFNNRKYVMAEGFREKE; encoded by the coding sequence ATGCTGACACCGAATCTTATCAAACAGGAATGGATAAAAAGCATCCGCTCGCAGGGATTTTACAGAAATGCCCTGGCAAGTTTCTTTATAGGGATTTTTGTATTATACATATGTGGATTGCTTTTCTTTCTGGGATTTTCCCTGAATAAAATACTGGAGAAAGTGCCGGGGGAAGACACCCCGATGCAGTTGTTCAACGGAGCCATGATCTACTTGCTGCTGGGAGGACTCACACTACGGTTTCTGATGCAGCAGTTGAACACTATCAACCTGCCTTCGTATCAGGTGCTGCCATTGAAACGCTCTACCCTGATCAATTTCCTGCTTCTGAAACCCCTGGCCAGTCCTGCCAATTATGCCTTGTTATTGGCAGTCATCCCTTTTGCCATACGCTCGGTGGCTGGCTATTACAACGGCATGGTAGCGTTGCGTTTTGTGGTGGCTTTTGAGCTGATGGTGTGGTTCAACTCACTGTTGGCAGCCTTCCTGAAGCGCAAATTCGGGGGTAATCTTCTTTCGTTCTTCATGGTGCTGGGCATTATTGCCATCATTGTAACGCTGGAATATTTCAGGGTATTTTCGCTCTTCGCCCTGTCTAAGGCATTGTTCGGATTCATCGTACTCAGCCCCGTAGGATTGCTGCTGCCACTGCTGGCCGTAGCAGTGGCATTTATGCTCAATAAATGGTTTTTTGCTCAAAACTACTATCCCGAACGATTCAACCGCAAGTTGCAAACATCCAAGACTGCCACAGCCGACCTGGCTTTCCTGAACCGCTTCGGTATCATCGGAGAACTGATTTCGGTGGAAGTCAAGCTGATGCTGCGCCACAAACGGACACGAAGCATGCTTTTCTTATCCATCATCTTCCTTTTTTACGGATTGCTCTTTTATAACAATCCGCACCATGCTTACGGTTATGGCATGTTATTTTTCATTGCCATGTTTATGACCGGCATCCTGATGTATATCTACGGGCAATGGTCGATTAGCTGGGACAGCACGCATTTCGACGGGTTGCTGACAAAAAATATCCCGGTACCCACGTATATCAAAGCTAATTACTACCTGATGCTTGCCTTCAATGTCATCTGTTTTGTACTCACGACCCCCTATTTCCTGTTTGGATCAACCATCGTTTATATGCATCTGGCAGCATTCCTTTTCAATATCGGGGTCAATATTTACCTGTTGCTGTTCCTCGCCACTTATAACACCAAACGGGTTGACTTGTCACGTTCTTCGGTGATGAATTACCAGGGAACCACGTATAAAAGCTTCCTTATTGTATTGCCCATCATGTTTCTCCCAATGTTACTGGTCAATGTGATCGCCTTCTTCACATCTATTGGCACAGCCCTCTGGACACTTGCCATTCTTGGCATCATCGGACTGGCGCTCCGCAATCCACTGATCAATCTCTGCGTCAAACAGTTCAACAACCGAAAATATGTAATGGCAGAAGGATTCCGCGAAAAAGAATAA
- the lpxD gene encoding UDP-3-O-(3-hydroxymyristoyl)glucosamine N-acyltransferase, which translates to MDFSAQQIADFLQGEVVGNPEITVNNLSKIDESEPGTLTFLSNPKYTHYVYDTKASIILVNKDFTPEQSISTTLIKVDDAYQSLAKLLQLVNSVKQQQRGIDSLAFIAKSAQIGENPYVGAFSFIGEGVKAGNNVQIYPQTYIGNNVTLGNDVIIYPGVKIYADCVIGNRCVVHAGTVIGADGFGFAPNDNGGYNKIPQIGNVILEDDVEIGANTTIDRATMGSTRIHKGVKLDNLIQVAHNVEIGQNSVLAAQTGVAGSVKIGENCMFGGQVGISGHLTIGNNVKLAAQTGVISKIPDNVTYMGAPAFSHVQYTKAYVVFRKLPELDKSIDALKKEIEELRKNIH; encoded by the coding sequence ATGGATTTTTCTGCTCAACAAATTGCGGATTTCTTACAAGGAGAGGTGGTTGGAAACCCTGAAATTACAGTCAACAACCTTTCAAAGATTGACGAAAGCGAACCAGGCACGCTCACATTTTTGTCCAATCCGAAATACACCCACTATGTTTATGATACTAAAGCAAGTATCATACTGGTCAATAAAGATTTTACTCCCGAACAATCTATTTCAACAACCCTTATAAAAGTAGATGATGCTTATCAGTCATTAGCTAAATTGTTGCAGCTGGTGAATAGTGTAAAACAACAGCAACGGGGCATCGACTCACTGGCATTCATTGCCAAATCGGCACAAATAGGAGAAAATCCCTATGTTGGTGCCTTTTCTTTTATTGGAGAAGGAGTAAAAGCAGGCAACAATGTCCAGATTTATCCACAAACATATATCGGCAACAATGTAACACTGGGTAATGATGTCATTATTTATCCGGGTGTGAAAATCTATGCCGATTGTGTCATCGGAAATCGTTGTGTGGTTCATGCCGGAACTGTAATTGGAGCTGACGGATTTGGTTTTGCTCCCAACGACAACGGTGGCTACAATAAAATACCCCAAATCGGAAATGTCATATTGGAAGATGACGTTGAAATTGGTGCAAACACTACCATAGACAGGGCAACCATGGGTTCGACCCGCATCCATAAAGGAGTAAAACTGGATAATTTGATACAGGTAGCCCACAATGTGGAAATCGGACAAAATAGTGTGCTGGCCGCTCAAACGGGTGTTGCAGGATCGGTAAAAATCGGCGAAAACTGTATGTTCGGCGGACAAGTCGGGATATCAGGACATTTAACTATTGGCAACAATGTCAAATTAGCAGCTCAAACCGGTGTCATCAGTAAAATTCCCGACAACGTTACATACATGGGTGCACCTGCATTTTCACATGTTCAATACACTAAAGCTTATGTTGTTTTTCGCAAACTTCCCGAATTAGACAAAAGCATTGACGCATTAAAAAAAGAAATTGAAGAGTTGCGTAAAAATATCCATTAA